ACACGCAGCAGGGACCTATATAATTAGGGAAAAGGACACTAAAGCATTACAaatacatgattgtattcctaatgctttagtgtgtCTTGAAGgaaatgtttgcttttttttttttttttttttatttcttttgtgccTATGTGTCCCCCAAAACTCTGTAAATGTATAAGAACTATTTATGCACATAAATATTGCAGACctctttaatttacattttaatttgatttcatgCTGTTTGTGGCTACTTTGACATATTCcttgaaaaataatatataattagtaATCTATAAATAGACTATGTCCAATCAGCTTGTTAAGATTTAAAATCAATTCCACACAGCAATTAGCTAATTCTATGTATCTAAAAATACCTCAGTCACAGCACGTAATTAATTAAATGCTTCATAGCCTGAGCTGCTAATAGATATtgcagttttgttgttttttttttttttgggggaatACCACTAGTTTGACATAACCATTCAAGAACTGGGGAGCTCACTCTGGCCCACAAAAGGTTAAAAGCGGCAATGTTCTACAGGTGACATCATGCAAAACAGTCTGGTCTGGAGCTAAAGTTGATAGACATCCTATTGGTTACCATGGTGATTACAACTTCACCTCAGAAATCAGAATAGAACgtgtttttgccttgataaatatggctaaattgcttaaagggacactttaagcaacaaaacaacttaagcacaaatagcattttaaaaaaaagatttttggaaTATAGATTCCCTTATGTTTACCCACTTAtttattcagtttttttaaaAGGCAAGTTGAATAAAGATTACTTACTTCATTTCTGTCACGGCTAAACGTCAAAACAACAGCAAGGACGTATTAACAGACCTTAGCATGGCCGGTTTAATATACAAAAAGACAAAAGGCGTAAACGTGTTACTAGCCAAAATCGAGATGCCAGAAATATGGGGATAGGATAACTAGCTAGGATTACAGAGGTCAATAAATAAGTCAaaatcaaataaccagaatatctGGGGCGGAGAGGGGGTGTGGACAACACTGTCTAAATACTaaatatatcactgtttagtagatataccccaaatgaaaacttgcatatgtttaaccccttaaggacacatgacgtgtgacatgtcatgattcccttttattccagaagtttggtccttaaggggttaaacctgcagttctcttgtctgctgcctttgcaagccctcctcttctaactccgcccagacatTCTAcgactgtccaatcacatacgtcccaatgcagctcaatgagaagtctttgcaaggcaggtgctctggcatttgctgcctcttgagttttagtgcaaataagctaaccaaaccaggaagtaacaagatctgttgttttctttaaaagcCAGGTAGGTGCAACCAgtataatttctattgaaatctgcactattttcaaaattataaaagaggacacacttgtCACACATAAAGCAAGTTACAGTACTTTAGGGGtctgtagagtccctttaatgtaataaACAGGTACATAatgttttattttggattttcCCCATGCATAAAGTCTAGGTATACTTAAGAATTGTATATTCATAGAATTCTCTTAATGTGTATTAAGTATGACATTttttgaaacattttattttatttttttctgctttcagGTGGAGATACTTCATAAAACAGTAGGACGTGTGGAATTCATCTCAAAAGACATCCAAGAAAAACAGCTATTACATGACACATCCATTAAGAAAAGTGAAAAAGAATTGGATCAAGTTGGAGTGATTCTTAAAAAACTGCAGAAAGATTTGTCTAATGTTATCCAAGATGTCACGGCTCAAGGGGACCGAGATTTAATTCAGTTTGAAAAAACAATGAGTGAAAAATTTACTGAGCTGAACAACTCAATTAATGAGGATATTATTGAAATTACCAAGGTACAGAAATCATGCCAAGATGAAATTAATAATGTGAAAGCTAAACTAACTTCTCTAGGAGAATTTGATTCAATTAAGGATGAATTGAGGTTACTAAAAGATGTTACATCTCAGTTGCAAACATCGTATACTGCTAAAGAGGCCTCCATTGAATGGCTGATGAACAATGCATTAAATGTAGAGTCTATTACAGCTAACACCAATGAAATTGCACTGATTAGACTTGAGCATGATGACTTTAAAAAAGATCTGGAAGCCCAAGTAACCAAAATTGAAGACATTAAAGAAAAGATCTTGAAAATCGAAGATTCTGATGTGAAGTCTGCGCTAGAGAGACTTGACAATGAATTTGACCAAATCTCCTCTTCTGTTGCAGAGATGGAAAACAATTATGTCTCTGCAAACAATGATCTACTTAAagagattaaaataaatagagaTGATTTCGAGTTACGACTAGGTCCTCTAGAAAGTCTTATGGAAACTGTGAAGGGATCTCAGCAGTTGGAAACAATAGAATCATTTAAAACCAGCTTTGATGAATATAACAGAAGGTTGAATGCTGTTGAAGAAGCCTATTCTGGTCTCAAAATATCAGCTAGTTCTGGAGATGCAGAAACATCTGAAACCTTATCAAGTATCCAAGAAAGTCAGCAAAATCTATCCAAGGATGTTGATGAATTGAAGTCTATTGTAGCTCAAATTCCAGTTAAGGCGTCTGAGTTTGAGAGACTCCAAGTGGAGGTCACTAATATGCTTGAGGGACACAGGAGTCAAATAGAAGATTTGAAGGACAATTATGACCAATGGAAAAGCAGCATAGATGAACTTAGGAGTAAAGTTAGCACATCTGATAATTCTGAACAAGTCTCCAGTGATGCACTAAGTTCCTCTGTGAACAAGCTGGAAACGGACTTGAAGATGTTAAGGACAGCTGTGGACAGTTTGGTAGCATATTCTGTCAAAATTGAAACCAATGAAAAAGAATTGGGATCCATGAAAGAGTCTCTTGAAGACCTAAAGCAAAGTACTGATCGGTTGTTAGTTAAATTAGAACAGATACAAGAGGCGGTATAAGTGCTTGGTTTGTAGAGGAAAAGAATGTAGTATTTTTTTCAagctttttttgcatttgttttgggtttcaataaactatttttttcttgttttctgtatatgattttttttaaattcatagattttgtttaaagaaaaaaagtttcatttgTTTTCTTGTTATTTCAGTCTCCTCTTACAGTACTAAGCTCTATGGTTATGAAACTCTAGAACAATATAGGAGCATGCCAGTTTTGACCAATAAACACAATGAAGATACCATCCAAAGGTTTAGATGAAACACAGGGAATCCAATGCAAAATATTACTTTAAAGAAAATAGAATGTGAAGTACAATATCTGTATCTGAATTTGAGTCCTGATTATCACCTGGTATGGAGAAAGGAAGGATTTGGTGTACGATTTTGGGTTCACAATCTTCCAGCAAAGATTGTTCTTTGTCACAATGAGAACATTATAAATATGGAATATTGTAGCTAAAGAAAGAGGATGTCTTGTTAGTCATTCATCCTATACAGTTCTGACTAGCAATATAAACATAGTTTATTGACGCAAACAGAAAATAAATTCTAGTCTTAAGATTATTCTTCGTAATTGTGTGATAACCTGGCCTCTGCCACTGTCCCTTCCATAATGTAAAGAATCTTAAAGACATGACGAGAATTGAGCTGGAAGTTTTCAAGAGGATGTAAAATTCCAACCGAACTATGCATTCTGAATAACCATGCGCTGTCAatgattttatttccttttttttttttctttggtgttGGACTGGATGTTAGAAGGCTGCTATGTCCAAACTAGATAACTTTGGTCATAGCTGCTCTAGAACAGGACCAACTCAACAAAAACAATAAGGGCAGTATGCTCTGCATACCGTAATAGAGCTTGACATTGGCAGAAACCTGCCAGTCACTTTAATCTAAGCGAGTGAGCAATGACACAAAATATGGACTTAACTATAATCCCTTATGGTGGAACCTGAATTTGTTGCTTACTTAAGCtaatttaaagccaaagtagccaaactgaatgcATTGTTGACGTGGAGTATTTTTACAGTTCAGCTACATTGGTCTTAAAGAACAACTGTCActtcaaaacatttttaatataataatcatttcatcaagtttagaagaaaatgttttttttttttttttagttttttaaattaaattatgtgTTACAAAATGAGATCTAAACTCATCGCAAGCCTTTAGTATGTGAcaagatccttcagccatatacccATTG
This Pelobates fuscus isolate aPelFus1 chromosome 3, aPelFus1.pri, whole genome shotgun sequence DNA region includes the following protein-coding sequences:
- the CKAP4 gene encoding cytoskeleton-associated protein 4, with translation MSNPRHRNKSNSADNSSQTAANDVAKKSNKSSKGSSSSSSSGAASGVFKKLFTFVLYAGLIAVSACTGWFVYNLLEEVSQINSKLSHLSLQKGELAETVNNLQKQVEILHKTVGRVEFISKDIQEKQLLHDTSIKKSEKELDQVGVILKKLQKDLSNVIQDVTAQGDRDLIQFEKTMSEKFTELNNSINEDIIEITKVQKSCQDEINNVKAKLTSLGEFDSIKDELRLLKDVTSQLQTSYTAKEASIEWLMNNALNVESITANTNEIALIRLEHDDFKKDLEAQVTKIEDIKEKILKIEDSDVKSALERLDNEFDQISSSVAEMENNYVSANNDLLKEIKINRDDFELRLGPLESLMETVKGSQQLETIESFKTSFDEYNRRLNAVEEAYSGLKISASSGDAETSETLSSIQESQQNLSKDVDELKSIVAQIPVKASEFERLQVEVTNMLEGHRSQIEDLKDNYDQWKSSIDELRSKVSTSDNSEQVSSDALSSSVNKLETDLKMLRTAVDSLVAYSVKIETNEKELGSMKESLEDLKQSTDRLLVKLEQIQEAV